One window from the genome of Variovorax sp. PAMC26660 encodes:
- a CDS encoding efflux RND transporter permease subunit, protein MNLSKFFIDRPIFAGVLSLLMLIAGLIALRGLPISEYPEVAPPSVVVRAQYPGANPKVIAETVATPLEEQINGVEGMLYMGSQATTDGVLTLTVTFRLGTDPDKAQQLVQNRVSQAEPRLPEEVRRLGITTVKSAPDLTMVVHLVSPNNRYDINYLRNYAVLNVKDPLARIEGVGQVQIFGGGDYSMRVWLDPQKVAQRGLSASDVVAAIRGQNVQAAAGVVGASPGLSGVDMQLSINAQGRLQSEEEFGDIIVKSGTDGAVTRLRDIGRLEMGAADYSLRSLLNNDPAVGMGVFQAPGSNALDISSNVRKTMEELNKNMPEGLEYRIAYDPTQFVRASIESVIHTLLEAIMLVVLVVILFLQTWRASIIPLLAVPVSVIGTFAVLHILGFSINALSLFGLVLAIGIVVDDAIVVVENVERNIEAGLTPREATYRAMREVSGPIIAIALVLVAVFVPLAFISGLTGQFYRQFAVTIAISTVISAINSLTLSPALAALLLRGHDQPKDALTRGMDKAFGWLFRGFNKLFHRGSEAYSGGVKRVISRKALMLVIYVALVAVTFGLFKAVPGGFVPAQDKQYLIGFAQLPDGATLDRTEEVIQRMGDIMKKNPNVEDAIAFPGLSINGFTNSSNSGIVFATLKPFDQRKRDDQSGGAVAGQLNGAFSSIQDAFIVMFPPPPVAGLGTTGGFKLQLEDRASVGYDQMDQAVKAFMAKAQAAPELAGMFTSWQVNVPQLYADIDRTKARQLGVPVTDIFDTMQIYLGSLYANDFNKFGRTYSVRVQADAPYRARAEDVGLLKVRSTSGEMVPLSALMKVNSTFGPERAMRYNGYLAADINGGPAPGYSSGQAQDAITKIAAETLPKGVSFEWTELTYQEILAGNSAFLVFPLAILLVFLVLAAQYESLTLPIAIILIVPMGIMAAMAGVWISGGDNNVFTQIGLIVLVGLSAKNAILIVEFARELEFAGRTPVQAAIEASRLRLRPILMTSLAFVMGVLPLVLSTGAGSEMRKAMGVAVFAGMIGVTAFGLFLTPVFYVLLRRLAGNRPLKLHGEVPHGDDFVSADHPATPSHGGSGGGSLHPVPASPRPSHGSHD, encoded by the coding sequence ATGAATCTCTCTAAATTCTTCATCGACCGGCCGATCTTTGCCGGCGTGCTGTCGCTATTGATGCTGATAGCCGGCCTGATCGCGCTGCGTGGGCTGCCGATCTCGGAGTACCCGGAAGTCGCGCCGCCTTCGGTGGTGGTGCGCGCCCAGTACCCCGGTGCCAATCCGAAGGTGATTGCCGAAACCGTTGCCACGCCGCTCGAAGAGCAGATCAACGGCGTCGAAGGCATGCTCTACATGGGCAGCCAGGCCACCACCGACGGCGTGCTCACGCTCACCGTCACGTTCCGCCTGGGCACCGATCCCGACAAGGCACAGCAACTCGTGCAGAACCGCGTCTCGCAAGCCGAGCCGCGCCTGCCCGAGGAAGTGCGGCGCCTGGGCATCACGACCGTCAAGAGCGCACCCGACCTGACGATGGTGGTTCACCTCGTTTCGCCGAACAACCGCTACGACATCAACTACCTGCGCAACTACGCAGTGCTGAACGTGAAGGACCCGCTGGCACGCATCGAAGGCGTGGGCCAGGTGCAGATCTTCGGCGGCGGCGACTACTCGATGCGCGTCTGGCTCGACCCGCAGAAGGTCGCGCAGCGCGGCCTCTCGGCCTCCGACGTGGTGGCTGCGATTCGCGGCCAGAACGTGCAGGCCGCGGCCGGCGTGGTCGGCGCTTCGCCGGGCCTGTCGGGTGTGGACATGCAGCTCTCGATCAATGCGCAAGGGCGCCTGCAGAGCGAAGAAGAGTTCGGCGACATCATCGTCAAGAGCGGCACCGACGGCGCCGTCACGCGTCTTCGCGACATCGGCCGCCTCGAAATGGGCGCCGCCGACTACTCGCTGCGTTCGCTGCTGAACAACGACCCGGCCGTCGGCATGGGCGTGTTCCAGGCACCGGGCTCCAATGCGCTCGACATCTCGTCCAACGTCCGCAAGACGATGGAAGAGCTGAACAAGAACATGCCCGAAGGCCTGGAATACCGTATCGCCTATGACCCGACGCAGTTCGTGCGTGCGTCCATCGAATCGGTGATCCACACGCTGCTCGAAGCCATCATGCTGGTGGTGCTCGTGGTCATCCTGTTCCTGCAGACGTGGCGCGCGTCGATCATTCCGCTGCTGGCCGTGCCGGTGTCGGTGATCGGCACTTTCGCGGTGCTGCACATCCTCGGTTTCTCGATCAACGCGCTGAGCCTGTTCGGGCTGGTGCTGGCCATCGGCATCGTGGTGGACGACGCCATCGTGGTGGTGGAGAACGTCGAGCGCAACATCGAGGCGGGGCTCACGCCGCGCGAAGCGACCTACCGTGCGATGCGTGAAGTGTCCGGACCCATCATCGCGATCGCGCTGGTGCTGGTGGCCGTGTTCGTTCCGCTGGCTTTCATCAGCGGTCTCACGGGCCAGTTCTACCGCCAGTTCGCGGTGACCATCGCGATCTCGACGGTGATCTCGGCCATCAACTCGCTCACGCTGTCGCCCGCGCTCGCCGCACTGCTGCTGCGCGGCCACGACCAGCCCAAGGACGCGCTGACGCGCGGCATGGACAAGGCCTTCGGCTGGCTGTTCCGTGGCTTCAACAAGCTGTTCCATCGCGGCTCCGAGGCCTACAGCGGCGGCGTGAAGCGCGTCATCTCGCGCAAGGCGCTGATGCTGGTGATCTACGTGGCGCTCGTCGCCGTGACCTTCGGTCTGTTCAAGGCAGTGCCCGGCGGCTTCGTGCCGGCGCAGGACAAGCAATACCTGATCGGCTTTGCCCAACTGCCCGATGGCGCCACCCTGGACCGCACCGAAGAGGTGATCCAGCGCATGGGCGACATCATGAAGAAGAACCCGAACGTGGAAGACGCCATTGCCTTCCCGGGCCTGTCGATCAACGGCTTCACCAACAGCTCGAACTCGGGCATCGTGTTCGCCACGCTCAAGCCCTTCGACCAGCGCAAGCGCGACGACCAGAGCGGTGGTGCGGTGGCCGGCCAGCTCAACGGTGCCTTCTCCAGCATCCAGGACGCCTTCATCGTGATGTTCCCGCCGCCACCGGTGGCGGGCTTGGGCACCACGGGTGGCTTCAAGCTGCAACTGGAAGACCGCGCCTCGGTCGGCTACGACCAGATGGACCAGGCAGTGAAGGCCTTCATGGCCAAGGCACAGGCCGCGCCCGAGCTGGCCGGCATGTTCACGAGCTGGCAGGTCAACGTGCCGCAGCTCTATGCGGACATCGACCGCACCAAGGCCCGCCAGCTCGGCGTGCCGGTGACGGACATCTTCGACACCATGCAGATCTACCTCGGTAGCCTGTACGCGAACGACTTCAACAAGTTTGGCCGCACGTACAGCGTGCGCGTCCAGGCCGATGCGCCTTACCGCGCCCGTGCCGAAGACGTGGGCTTGCTGAAGGTGCGCTCCACGAGTGGCGAGATGGTGCCGCTGTCCGCGCTGATGAAAGTCAATTCGACCTTCGGGCCGGAACGCGCCATGCGCTACAACGGCTACCTGGCTGCGGACATCAACGGCGGCCCGGCACCCGGCTATTCGTCGGGCCAGGCGCAGGACGCGATCACCAAGATCGCGGCCGAGACGCTGCCCAAGGGCGTGAGCTTCGAGTGGACCGAGCTGACCTACCAGGAAATCCTGGCCGGCAACTCCGCCTTCCTGGTGTTCCCGCTGGCCATCCTGCTGGTGTTCCTGGTGCTGGCCGCGCAATACGAAAGCCTGACGCTGCCGATCGCGATCATCTTGATCGTGCCCATGGGCATCATGGCTGCGATGGCGGGCGTGTGGATATCGGGGGGTGACAACAACGTCTTCACGCAGATCGGGCTGATCGTGCTGGTGGGGCTGAGTGCGAAGAACGCGATTCTTATCGTGGAGTTCGCACGGGAACTGGAGTTCGCCGGACGCACACCCGTGCAAGCCGCGATCGAAGCCAGCCGCCTGCGCCTGCGCCCGATTCTCATGACCTCGCTGGCCTTCGTGATGGGTGTGCTGCCCCTCGTGCTGTCGACCGGCGCGGGCTCGGAGATGCGCAAGGCCATGGGCGTGGCGGTGTTCGCCGGAATGATCGGCGTGACGGCCTTCGGCCTGTTCCTGACGCCGGTGTTCTATGTGCTGCTGCGCCGCCTGGCGGGCAACCGGCCACTCAAGCTGCACGGCGAAGTGCCGCATGGCGACGACTTCGTGTCGGCCGACCATCCAGCGACGCCGTCGCATGGTGGCTCGGGCGGTGGCAGCCTGCACCCGGTGCCTGCCTCGCCGCGCCCCTCGCACGGCTCGCATGACTGA
- a CDS encoding efflux RND transporter periplasmic adaptor subunit, translating into MSNNKQKLSSVARKGLWPAVTGVTALLAVAAAVLGMHSFKAEATAPVAAQQGTPVSVATVASSEINAWDEFSGRLEAVERVDVRSRVAGAVQSVHFREGALVKQGELLITIDPAPYAAEVERAEAQVASAQARQSFSRSEQERAKRLWDEQAIAQREYDERANAGREAEANLRAAQASLQTARLSLGYTQVRAPVSGRIGKLEVTVGNLVAAGPGAPVLTTLVSVSPIYASFDADEQVITRALKDLPSGSSARGQIDTIPVQMGTAGLDGTPFTGKLQLIDNQVDAKSGTVRVRASFDNKDGSLIPGQFARIRMGQARNDTALLVSERAIGTDQNKKFVMVVGDDNKAVYREVALGASINGLRVVSKGLKAGDRIVVNGLQHIRPGALVAPQTVTMDAKADSKQQQPERVAEAAKS; encoded by the coding sequence ATGTCGAACAACAAGCAAAAGCTCTCTTCCGTTGCCCGCAAGGGCCTCTGGCCCGCTGTCACGGGCGTGACCGCACTGCTGGCCGTGGCGGCCGCCGTGCTGGGCATGCACAGCTTCAAGGCCGAGGCCACGGCACCGGTCGCTGCGCAGCAGGGCACGCCGGTGTCGGTCGCCACCGTGGCGTCGAGCGAGATCAATGCCTGGGACGAGTTCTCGGGCCGGCTCGAAGCCGTCGAGCGCGTCGATGTGCGATCTCGCGTGGCGGGGGCCGTGCAGTCGGTGCACTTCCGCGAAGGCGCGTTGGTGAAGCAGGGCGAGTTGCTCATCACCATCGACCCCGCGCCGTACGCGGCCGAAGTCGAGCGTGCCGAAGCGCAGGTGGCGTCGGCGCAGGCCCGCCAGTCGTTCAGCCGCAGCGAGCAGGAACGCGCCAAGCGCCTGTGGGACGAGCAGGCCATTGCACAGCGCGAGTACGACGAGCGCGCCAACGCCGGCCGCGAAGCCGAAGCCAACCTGCGCGCCGCGCAAGCCTCGCTGCAGACCGCGCGCCTGAGCCTGGGCTACACCCAGGTGCGGGCACCCGTGTCCGGCCGCATCGGCAAGCTCGAAGTGACAGTGGGCAACCTGGTGGCGGCCGGTCCCGGCGCGCCGGTGCTGACCACGCTGGTGTCGGTGAGCCCGATCTACGCGAGCTTCGACGCTGACGAGCAAGTCATCACGCGGGCCCTGAAAGACCTGCCGAGCGGCTCCAGCGCGCGCGGCCAGATCGACACCATTCCCGTGCAGATGGGCACCGCCGGCCTGGACGGCACGCCCTTCACCGGCAAGCTGCAACTGATCGACAACCAGGTCGATGCCAAGAGCGGCACGGTGCGCGTGCGGGCCTCGTTCGACAACAAGGACGGCTCGCTCATCCCCGGCCAGTTCGCCCGCATCCGCATGGGCCAGGCGCGCAACGACACCGCCTTGCTGGTGAGCGAACGCGCCATCGGCACCGACCAGAACAAGAAGTTCGTGATGGTCGTGGGTGACGACAACAAGGCCGTCTATCGCGAAGTGGCGCTGGGCGCTTCCATCAACGGCCTGCGCGTCGTGAGCAAGGGCCTGAAGGCGGGCGACCGCATCGTGGTCAACGGCCTGCAGCACATCCGCCCGGGTGCGCTGGTGGCGCCGCAGACCGTGACCATGGACGCGAAGGCGGACAGCAAGCAACAACAACCGGAACGCGTGGCCGAGGCCGCGAAGTCCTGA
- a CDS encoding efflux transporter outer membrane subunit has translation MKFSMQPLVKPLRTALLPLMAALVLAGCATVPSGVPEITTTAQFKEQGPTPPTGFTRAVPSEAQARGAWWLAFNDPVLNALVEKADVNNNNIQAAAARLAEARALARSANADRLPQIGLNAGANRGAGLDKATASTRPATMTNAGASFSYELDLFGRLSGASNAAKLDAAGREALLQSTRLAVQAEVAQTYLQLRALDAERALVRETVEAYRDTLRLTQRRQAAGDIAELDVARVQTEVSSTESDALALDRQRAQVEHALAVLVGDSASSFGLRTDAWATVLPSIPPGVPATVLTRRPDVSAAQSAVLAAQARVGVAQAAWFPDISLTGAAGYASPEIGDLFKWSARSWGVGALLSLPIFDGGRREAGVQGANAQLDGALASYRSQVLVAFQEVEDQLAAIRILQEQSVVQAQAVTSATRATSLSDTRYRNGYISQLDLLDARRSELRNRRQALQVKSAQYQAAVGLIRAIGGGWEAPAAVASAPAAAAAQAVAAR, from the coding sequence ATGAAATTCTCAATGCAACCTTTGGTGAAGCCCCTGCGCACCGCCTTGCTGCCACTGATGGCCGCCCTGGTGCTGGCCGGCTGTGCCACCGTGCCTTCGGGCGTGCCTGAAATCACGACCACGGCGCAGTTCAAGGAGCAGGGCCCCACGCCGCCCACCGGCTTCACGCGGGCCGTGCCTTCCGAGGCACAGGCACGCGGTGCCTGGTGGCTGGCGTTCAACGACCCGGTGCTCAATGCGCTGGTCGAGAAGGCCGACGTCAACAACAACAACATCCAGGCCGCGGCCGCGCGGCTGGCCGAGGCCCGCGCGCTGGCGCGCAGCGCCAATGCCGACCGCCTGCCGCAGATCGGCCTGAACGCCGGTGCCAACCGTGGTGCGGGCCTGGACAAGGCCACGGCCAGCACCCGGCCGGCAACCATGACCAACGCCGGCGCCAGCTTCTCTTATGAGCTGGACCTGTTCGGCCGCCTCTCGGGCGCCAGCAATGCGGCCAAGCTCGACGCGGCCGGCCGCGAGGCACTGCTGCAAAGCACGCGGCTCGCGGTACAGGCCGAGGTGGCCCAGACCTACCTGCAACTGCGCGCGCTCGACGCCGAACGCGCCCTGGTGCGCGAAACGGTCGAGGCCTACCGCGACACGCTGCGCCTGACGCAGCGCCGCCAGGCGGCCGGCGACATTGCCGAGCTGGACGTGGCGCGGGTGCAGACCGAGGTGTCGTCCACCGAATCCGACGCACTGGCGCTCGACCGCCAACGCGCCCAGGTGGAGCATGCGCTCGCGGTGCTGGTGGGCGATTCGGCCTCCAGCTTCGGCCTGCGCACCGACGCATGGGCCACGGTGCTGCCGTCCATTCCGCCGGGCGTGCCCGCCACGGTGCTGACGCGCCGGCCCGACGTGTCGGCCGCGCAGAGCGCGGTGCTGGCCGCGCAGGCCCGTGTCGGCGTGGCACAGGCCGCGTGGTTCCCGGACATCTCGCTCACCGGCGCTGCCGGCTATGCCTCGCCCGAGATCGGCGACCTGTTCAAGTGGTCGGCCCGCTCGTGGGGCGTGGGTGCGCTGCTGTCGCTGCCGATCTTCGACGGTGGCCGCCGCGAAGCGGGCGTGCAGGGTGCCAATGCGCAGCTCGATGGCGCGCTCGCCAGCTACCGCTCGCAGGTGCTGGTGGCCTTCCAGGAGGTCGAAGACCAACTGGCCGCCATCCGCATCCTGCAGGAGCAGTCGGTGGTGCAGGCGCAGGCCGTGACCTCGGCCACGCGCGCCACCAGCCTGTCGGACACGCGCTATCGCAACGGCTACATCAGCCAGCTCGATCTGCTAGATGCCCGCCGCAGCGAACTGCGCAACCGCCGCCAGGCGCTGCAGGTGAAGTCGGCGCAATACCAGGCGGCGGTCGGGTTGATCCGCGCCATCGGCGGCGGCTGGGAAGCGCCGGCGGCGGTGGCTTCGGCGCCTGCTGCGGCAGCGGCGCAGGCGGTTGCCGCCCGCTGA
- a CDS encoding alpha/beta hydrolase, which translates to MSPAPSSRSAEAAALAAAQGVEADLSIELPGRAPVGARVYGQRAKGETAPLVLHFHGGTFICGNLDNGRNVARLLAGSGAVVVSLAYPLAPESPFPEPIEVGYAALEWLYKQRVKLGGKGAQVYLAGEEAGGNLAAAVALIARDRAHPPVAGQILLSPMLDPCAGTASLRKATNDAAECRWATGWEKYLSCPSNATHPYAVPSGSLRLSALAPALVLVGADDAMRDEALTFAGRLRAAGIEVTSSVLPSARDWPKALYDTESNACVACEATVQQHFREFFSATTPPPAAPNHPS; encoded by the coding sequence ATGTCACCCGCTCCATCGTCCCGCTCCGCCGAAGCTGCTGCTCTCGCAGCGGCACAAGGCGTGGAAGCCGATCTTTCGATCGAGCTGCCAGGCCGCGCGCCGGTCGGTGCCCGTGTGTACGGGCAGCGCGCGAAGGGTGAAACGGCGCCGCTGGTGCTGCACTTCCATGGTGGCACCTTCATTTGCGGCAACCTGGACAACGGGCGCAACGTGGCACGGCTGCTGGCCGGTTCGGGCGCGGTGGTTGTTTCGCTGGCGTATCCGCTGGCACCGGAGTCGCCGTTCCCTGAGCCCATCGAAGTGGGCTATGCCGCCCTCGAATGGCTCTACAAGCAACGCGTCAAGCTCGGCGGCAAGGGTGCGCAGGTGTACCTGGCCGGCGAAGAGGCTGGTGGCAACCTGGCCGCTGCGGTGGCGCTGATTGCGCGCGACAGGGCGCATCCACCGGTGGCGGGCCAGATCCTGCTGTCGCCCATGCTCGATCCGTGCGCCGGCACGGCCTCGCTGCGCAAGGCCACCAACGATGCGGCCGAATGCCGCTGGGCCACGGGCTGGGAGAAGTACCTGAGCTGCCCCTCGAACGCCACGCACCCCTATGCCGTGCCGAGCGGATCGCTGCGGCTGTCGGCCCTGGCGCCCGCACTGGTGCTGGTCGGTGCCGACGACGCCATGCGCGACGAGGCGCTGACCTTCGCCGGCCGCCTGCGCGCCGCCGGTATCGAGGTCACGAGCAGCGTGTTGCCCAGTGCCAGGGATTGGCCGAAGGCGCTGTACGACACCGAGAGCAACGCCTGCGTGGCCTGTGAAGCCACCGTGCAGCAGCACTTCCGTGAGTTCTTCAGTGCGACCACGCCGCCGCCCGCGGCACCCAACCACCCCAGCTAG